Proteins encoded within one genomic window of Gambusia affinis linkage group LG09, SWU_Gaff_1.0, whole genome shotgun sequence:
- the kctd12b gene encoding BTB/POZ domain-containing protein KCTD12b: protein MALPDSGISGEEIPFPEIIELNVGGQVYITRYSTLTSVPDSLLWEMFSQKSTKGLARDTKGRFFVDRDGFLFRYILDYMRDQQLVLPDHFPERGRLQREAEFFNLPELVKLLAPKISKQNSLGDEGCPSDPEDSSPGIDSARSLGSLGAAAAACASLVPGAMDGKRSGFITIGYRGSYTLGRDSHTDAKFRRVARIMVCGKTSLAKEVFGETLNESRDPDRPPERYTSRYYLKFTFLEQAFDKLADAGFHMVACNSTGTCAFAHEQTDDKIWTSYTEYVFYRE from the coding sequence ATGGCTTTGCCGGACAGTGGCATATCTGGAGAGGAGATCCCTTTCCCAGAAATAATAGAGCTCAATGTTGGCGGCCAGGTGTACATAACGCGCTACTCTACCCTCACCAGTGTGCCAGACTCTCTGCTGTGGGAGATGTTCAGTCAGAAGTCAACCAAAGGGCTGGCCAGGGACACCAAGGGGCGTTTTTTTGTGGACCGCGATGGTTTCCTATTCCGCTACATCTTGGACTACATGCGGGACCAGCAACTGGTTCTCCCGGACCACTTCCCGGAGCGCGGGCGTCTGCAGAGGGAGGCTGAGTTTTTCAACCTGCCGGAGCTCGTCAAGCTGCTGGCACCCAAAATCAGCAAGCAGAACTCGTTGGGGGACGAGGGGTGTCCGAGCGACCCGGAGGACTCCTCACCCGGGATCGACTCAGCGCGCAGCCTGGGCTCCCTAGGGGCCGCGGCGGCCGCCTGCGCCAGCCTGGTACCCGGTGCCATGGACGGAAAGCGCTCAGGGTTCATCACTATCGGTTACCGGGGGTCGTACACTCTTGGTCGCGACAGCCACACCGATGCCAAGTTCCGTCGGGTGGCACGGATCATGGTGTGTGGGAAGACCTCCCTGGCCAAGGAGGTGTTCGGAGAGACCCTAAACGAGAGCCGTGACCCGGATCGCCCCCCAGAGCGCTACACCTCCCGCTACTATCTGAAGTTCACCTTTTTGGAGCAGGCCTTTGACAAGTTGGCAGATGCAGGCTTTCACATGGTGGCCTGCAACTCCACAGGAACCTGCGCCTTTGCCCATGAACAGACGGACGACAAGATCTGGACCAGCTACACTGAATATGTGTTCTACCGTGAGTGA